A genome region from Rhizophagus irregularis chromosome 14, complete sequence includes the following:
- a CDS encoding uncharacterized protein (SECRETED:cutsite_INS-QV; SECRETED:prob_0.6736); SECRETED:SignalP(1-20), producing MKFKIIFAITTFLVILMINSQVLEIDEGFFFFTCGSAIKMTHIPSSYKLHSHSVAYGSGSGQQSVTGLPDADDPESLWIIKGAHGESCPRGEPIECGSVIRLKHSGTNKFLHSHHHRSPISKQQEVSAFDGLDTGDNWKVICLDKSTTYWLREQKFQLLHVETSAYLFANEEYVYNNPISGQIEVSATKKTGENTEWAVQEGIYFADRHYN from the exons atgaagttcaAGATAATTTTTGCTATAACGACTTTTCTCGTGATATTGATGATAAATAGTCAAGTTCTGGAAATTGAcgaaggttttttttttt ttacATGTGGTTCAGCAATTAAAATGACTCATATACCTTCAAGTTATAAATTACATTCACATTCTGTAGCATATG gGAGTGGATCAGGACAACAAAGTGTTACAGGACTTCCGGATGCTGATGACCCAGAATCACTCTGGATAATAAAGGGAGCTCATGGTGAATCATGTCCAAGAGG agaACCAATTGAATGTGGATCAGTTATTAGATTAAAACATTCAggtactaataaatttttacatagtCATCATCATCGTTCACCAATATCAAAACAACAAGAAGTTAGTGCATTTGATGGATTAGATACAg GAGATAATTGGAAAGTAATTTGCTTAGATAAATCCACAACATATTGGTTAAGAGaacaaaaatttcaattattacaTGTAGAAACTTCTGCATATTTATTTGCAAATGAggaatatgtatataataatccTATTAGTGGACAAATAGAAGTATCTGCTACTAAGAAAACTGGTGAAAATACTGAATGGGCTGTTCAAGAAGGAATATATTTTGCTGATAgacattataattaa
- a CDS encoding uncharacterized protein (MEROPS:MER0011726), translating into MPSLDIEMEPMIIENNDEKAPLLPILKTYVITTPKSAKKSFFSKFTSYLPESTLPYISNLSNLFIQIKNKLPSPKLFKLPFSISRRRLLIYITLLNLFFLYRYIHGGPFHPLSCQLIGLGCPYNIISGFTSQEFSDVRQVFLENFENGQEVGAQVSVYYNNELVVDLSCGFADVSTGKPYDDSTLQLVFSSTKVLSGIVVARLVEQGLLDYNSPISKYWPEFAQGGKENVTLLDLMVHRAGVGFIDSHDMSVQDLYDLDNLSEILAKQPHNFNGVPKRAYHGISRGWYLNEIVRRVDPRHRTIGRIVSEDIVPEYNIEFYLSTNKLLKDRLSNIYTYPLVRMLSKMILPEKFLSEPLHPIFFQMMDKNSDAYKSLILTAPDHTQQPQDWNHFEMLMPEGPSYNGVTNSRSMAKLAAILANKGESLPIVTSTPTDDLPLDLQQNSLLKEPRLMSDKTYDLIATRLEPTFDTVLQEIITPSVGGFGYFRLKGLEDVEFLGWGGSGGSIFLWNQELKIGFSYVMNAFHTALLGDDRSLALLRKVVDIVKQQQQQ; encoded by the coding sequence ATGCCATCTCTAGATATTGAAATGGAACCAatgataatagaaaataatgatgaaaaagcGCCTTTATTACCAATATTAAAAACTTATGTTATTACTACTCCAAAATCCGCtaaaaagagttttttttctaaatttacttCTTATCTCCCGGAAAGTACTTTACcatatattagtaatttaagtaatttatttattcaaattaaaaataaattaccttctcctaaattatttaaattacctttttcaatttcaagaagacgtttattaatttatattaccttattaaatttattctttttatatcgATATATTCATGGTGGTCCATTTCATCCATTATCATGTCAATTGATTGGTTTAGGATGtccttataatattattagtggTTTTACCTCTCAAGAATTTTCTGATGTTCGTCAagtttttttggaaaattttgaaaatggtcAAGAAGTTGGAGCTCAAGTTAgcgtttattataataatgaattggTAGTTGATTTATCTTGTGGTTTCGCTGATGTTTCTACTGGTAAACCTTATGATGATTCAACTTTACAATTAGTATTTTCTAGTACAAAAGTACTTTCTGGTATAGTAGTTGCAAGATTAGTTGAACAAGGTTTATTAGATTATAATTCCCCTATTTCTAAATATTGGCCTGAATTTGCTCAAGGTGGTAAAGAAAATGTTACTCTTTTAGATTTAATGGTACATAGAGCTGGTGTTGGTTTTATTGATTCTCATGATATGTCAGTTCAAGATTTATATGATCTTGATAATTTATCTGAAATTCTTGCAAAACAACCTCATAATTTTAATGGTGTCCCTAAAAGAGCTTATCATGGTATATCACGTGGTTggtatttaaatgaaattgttAGAAGGGTTGATCCCCGTCATCGTACTATTGGTAGAATCGTATCTGAAGATATTGTTCCTgaatataatattgaattttatttaagtacAAATAAGCTTCTTAAAGATcgtttatcaaatatttatacttATCCTTTAGTAAGAATGTTATCTAAAATGATTTTACCAGAAAAATTCCTTAGTGAACCATTACATcctattttctttcaaatgatggataaaaattctgatgcttataaatctttaattttaactgCTCCTGATCATACTCAACAACCACAAGATTGGAATCATTTTGAAATGTTAATGCCAGAAGGTCCTTCTTATAATGGTGTAACAAATTCTCGTTCTATGGCTAAACTTGCTGCTATTCTGGCCAATAAAGGTGAAAGTTTACCAATTGTAACTTCAACTCCCACTGATGATCTTCCTCTtgatttacaacaaaattctttattgaaaGAACCTCGATTAATGTCTGATAAAACTTATGATTTAATCGCTACTCGATTGGAACCAACATTTGATACTGTATTACAAGAAATTATTACTCCAAGTGTTGGTGGTTTTGGTTATTTCCGTCTTAAAGGTTTAGAAGATGTTGAATTCTTAGGTTGGGGTGGTTCTGGTGGTAGTATATTCTTATGGAatcaagaattaaaaattggtttCTCTTATGTAATGAACGCTTTTCATACTGCTCTTCTTGGTGATGATAGAAGTCTTGCATTATTAAGAAAAGTAGTTGATATTGTtaaacaacaacaacaacaataa